One Eubacteriales bacterium mix99 genomic window carries:
- a CDS encoding cache domain-containing protein encodes MFQRLKRKINLIISIALSLVILSTSILAYTMLKSIIYNHYKLLVTQCIEQSNKNARLYMYLIEEETNYFAADSSLVHFLKQGKFDSRIIAILDGLKNMNLNILGVSVYSQNNMAYTSNNVSNAPPLQWILDNEIPPDFIKDPNQQSGWMLRYKFMDHFYYTGYGKRKTGILSFLHKIMNSDGSLIGIMIVDTDVDALNRFYQNELSEYFDLHESYLVTESGRALAKQLPSKAERKKVKSLTADRNSKKSSDGDKEADSGIRIFRQNGKDLTAVSSIPSSSGNIVVHVLMDPLNSKLSGLRTWLTLLSVLLILFSIGISGALTESIINPLNHLYRKMKSPLPDTDL; translated from the coding sequence ATGTTCCAAAGGCTGAAGCGAAAGATCAATCTCATTATCAGTATTGCTTTGTCCCTTGTTATATTGTCTACCTCCATACTTGCCTATACCATGCTGAAAAGCATCATATACAACCACTATAAACTGCTGGTGACACAATGCATCGAACAGTCCAATAAGAATGCCCGCCTTTATATGTATCTTATCGAGGAGGAGACCAATTATTTTGCGGCGGATTCCAGTCTGGTCCATTTTCTGAAGCAAGGAAAATTTGACAGCCGGATTATTGCGATACTGGATGGCCTGAAGAATATGAATCTGAATATATTGGGTGTATCCGTATATAGCCAAAATAACATGGCCTATACTTCCAACAATGTATCAAATGCCCCACCCCTGCAATGGATCCTCGATAACGAGATTCCTCCCGATTTTATAAAGGATCCCAACCAGCAGTCCGGTTGGATGCTGCGATATAAGTTCATGGATCATTTCTATTATACTGGTTATGGAAAACGAAAAACCGGCATACTGTCTTTCCTCCATAAAATTATGAACTCCGACGGAAGTCTTATCGGAATCATGATTGTAGACACCGATGTGGATGCCCTGAACCGTTTTTACCAAAATGAACTCAGCGAATATTTTGATCTGCATGAATCGTATCTCGTCACAGAAAGTGGAAGAGCTCTGGCAAAGCAGTTACCGTCCAAAGCGGAACGGAAAAAGGTAAAAAGCCTCACAGCAGACAGAAACAGCAAAAAATCCAGTGACGGGGATAAAGAGGCCGACAGTGGCATCCGGATTTTCCGGCAGAATGGAAAGGATCTCACCGCAGTCAGTTCCATACCGTCTTCCAGCGGGAATATTGTTGTTCATGTCCTTATGGATCCATTAAACAGCAAATTGTCCGGGTTGAGAACCTGGCTGACCCTGTTATCTGTTCTTCTGATCCTTTTCTCCATTGGAATATCCGGAGCGCTGACAGAAAGCATCATCAATCCATTGAACCATCTGTATCGGAAAATGAAATCTCCTCTCCCGGATACCGATTTATAA
- a CDS encoding extracellular solute-binding protein produces the protein MYKKIFSVLLCLALMTGIITGCSSSGKKVSENGKVSQKPSEDNTSSEGKEKPITITVGMWPAEDDAPGLELNEKRLKEMKEKYPWITIKPDRFPYDVKSFLPKAESGQLPTVYDTYITEPQKIMSGGYAADITDVMKEWGYDKSINKQLLDIVTKDGRYYGLPSYVYTMGLNYNIKMMKEAGLVDEDGKPQIASTWDDVLEFAKKIKDATGQAGFSLPSMNNQGGWQFLNVAWGYGADFEKQGEDGNWTAIFNSPEAVEAMQWVKDLKWEHDVIPANTLLGIDDQDQFFATDQLGMKLRDFGAINGMIQNFGLDKDNVAISRMPGGKAGTFAQLGGGAVMFNPEDTKEEIDAAFKWLEITGFSDKIDEEAMNSFREGLEADAASNKIVGPYGVPEIWPDSERFVAEQKVRKELANVDLSLYEDYLNAGDEITVYPEPPINGQEMYKLIDNVIQAVWTDKNADPKTLLDKAAEDFQRDYLDPYNKTQGGSK, from the coding sequence ATGTATAAAAAGATATTTTCCGTTTTACTGTGTCTTGCTCTGATGACAGGCATAATTACCGGCTGTTCCTCTTCAGGAAAGAAAGTCAGCGAAAATGGGAAGGTTTCTCAGAAGCCCTCTGAGGACAATACTTCATCCGAAGGAAAGGAAAAACCCATTACCATCACTGTAGGGATGTGGCCTGCGGAAGACGATGCGCCTGGATTGGAACTGAATGAAAAAAGACTAAAGGAAATGAAGGAGAAGTACCCCTGGATTACGATAAAGCCGGACAGATTCCCTTATGATGTGAAGTCTTTCCTGCCCAAAGCAGAATCCGGTCAACTCCCCACTGTTTATGATACCTATATTACGGAGCCCCAGAAAATTATGAGTGGTGGTTATGCGGCGGACATTACCGATGTCATGAAAGAGTGGGGGTATGACAAATCGATTAATAAACAGCTGCTGGATATCGTGACAAAAGATGGACGGTACTATGGATTGCCGTCTTATGTCTATACCATGGGCCTGAATTACAATATCAAAATGATGAAAGAAGCCGGATTGGTGGATGAGGATGGCAAACCACAGATCGCAAGTACATGGGATGATGTACTGGAGTTTGCAAAGAAGATCAAGGATGCCACAGGACAGGCCGGTTTCAGTTTACCAAGCATGAACAATCAGGGCGGTTGGCAGTTCCTCAACGTTGCCTGGGGATATGGCGCCGATTTTGAAAAGCAGGGAGAAGATGGCAACTGGACCGCCATATTCAACAGCCCGGAAGCTGTGGAAGCCATGCAATGGGTAAAGGATCTGAAATGGGAACACGATGTCATTCCTGCAAACACACTGTTGGGCATAGATGATCAGGACCAGTTTTTTGCCACCGATCAGCTGGGCATGAAACTGCGGGACTTTGGAGCGATTAACGGGATGATCCAGAACTTCGGCCTGGACAAGGACAATGTTGCCATATCCAGGATGCCGGGGGGAAAAGCCGGTACCTTCGCACAGCTTGGCGGGGGAGCGGTGATGTTCAATCCAGAGGACACGAAGGAAGAGATCGATGCGGCGTTTAAATGGCTGGAAATTACCGGATTCTCGGACAAGATTGATGAGGAAGCCATGAATTCTTTCCGGGAAGGTCTGGAAGCAGACGCAGCGAGCAACAAAATTGTAGGTCCGTACGGTGTTCCTGAAATCTGGCCAGATTCAGAGCGGTTTGTAGCAGAACAAAAGGTTCGGAAAGAGCTTGCCAACGTTGATTTGTCCTTATATGAAGATTATCTGAACGCCGGGGATGAGATCACGGTCTATCCGGAACCTCCGATAAATGGTCAGGAAATGTACAAATTGATTGACAACGTAATCCAGGCGGTCTGGACGGATAAGAATGCGGACCCCAAGACCTTGCTGGATAAAGCGGCGGAGGATTTCCAGAGAGATTATCTGGATCCCTACAACAAAACACAAGGTGGCTCAAAATAA
- a CDS encoding sugar ABC transporter permease, giving the protein MSVKKNIASSGQVSVGVRKPSFRTTLKRDYKAWLLILPSLVLFAVFSWQPLISGVYLSFFETKGYSAVRFVGLDNYKAVISDAAFLSALGNSFKYTFWSLLIGYFLPIIAAILINEMVHLKPFFRFSVYFPGMVPGMATAIMWKIFFDPNPTGLLNALRTHLGMEPSMWLANPRLTIPLIVFTMTWSGFGSTTILYLANLQGVNQELYEAAEIDGAGLFSRLKNITIPTISNLLYLFLVLQIIGVFQVMEQPLAMTEGGPNNASISLMLQSYFYAFRYFRADRAMAVGTITFLILIGLTVLYFRVNRNSDSD; this is encoded by the coding sequence ATGTCTGTGAAAAAGAATATCGCTTCCAGTGGGCAGGTCTCTGTCGGAGTCAGAAAACCTTCCTTCCGGACTACTTTGAAGCGGGACTATAAGGCATGGCTTTTGATTCTGCCCAGCCTGGTCCTGTTTGCTGTCTTTTCCTGGCAGCCATTGATTTCAGGTGTCTATCTGTCCTTCTTCGAAACAAAGGGATACAGCGCAGTTCGTTTTGTGGGGCTGGACAACTATAAAGCAGTTATCTCGGATGCGGCGTTTTTGTCGGCATTGGGCAACTCCTTCAAATACACTTTCTGGTCTCTGCTCATCGGCTATTTTCTTCCGATTATAGCAGCGATATTGATAAATGAAATGGTTCATTTAAAACCATTTTTCCGTTTTTCAGTCTACTTTCCCGGTATGGTACCGGGAATGGCGACAGCGATCATGTGGAAAATCTTTTTTGATCCGAACCCGACAGGGTTGCTGAATGCGCTGCGAACGCACCTTGGAATGGAACCATCCATGTGGCTCGCCAATCCCAGGCTAACCATACCACTGATTGTGTTCACCATGACATGGAGCGGATTTGGATCGACAACTATACTCTACCTTGCAAATTTACAGGGAGTAAATCAGGAATTATATGAAGCTGCTGAAATTGATGGTGCTGGATTGTTTTCCCGGTTAAAAAACATTACCATCCCGACGATATCCAATTTGCTATATCTGTTTCTGGTTCTTCAGATCATTGGGGTTTTCCAGGTAATGGAGCAGCCTCTCGCCATGACGGAAGGCGGGCCCAATAATGCGTCTATTTCTCTGATGCTTCAATCCTATTTCTATGCGTTCCGGTATTTCCGTGCAGATCGGGCCATGGCAGTGGGGACGATTACGTTCCTTATTCTGATCGGACTAACGGTTCTTTATTTCCGGGTCAATCGGAATTCCGATTCAGACTGA
- a CDS encoding carbohydrate ABC transporter permease encodes MSRFQNKRTGIINSMELKKTQMRLLYWAIFAVLMVLVLICILPPLWVIVSSMKDLKEFLQVPPTIIPRSFHPEKLVKSWKMLDFGKYYLNTFILAIGNVIFSITLNGLAGYVLSRLKPKGSNVVFLLMLWTMMLPNSVAMVPVFKNIVDVPLLHINLTDSYIPMWLMSGASAFNVMVFKSFFDGIPKTLIEAARLDGCSDLGIFFRIVMPLSVPVLMTMLILTINGTWKDFFWPYLTLRNQDMFTVMVKIFSMENSTIDLQMIALTFSIIPPVILFLIFQKYIMEGFTLSGIKG; translated from the coding sequence ATGAGTCGATTTCAAAACAAGAGAACCGGAATCATTAATTCCATGGAGTTGAAAAAAACCCAAATGCGGCTTTTATATTGGGCGATTTTTGCTGTTCTGATGGTCCTGGTACTGATTTGTATCCTGCCGCCGCTATGGGTCATTGTATCCAGCATGAAGGATCTGAAGGAATTTCTGCAGGTACCGCCTACCATTATCCCCAGAAGCTTTCACCCGGAAAAACTGGTAAAATCGTGGAAAATGCTGGATTTCGGGAAGTATTATTTGAATACCTTTATCCTGGCCATAGGCAATGTCATTTTTTCCATTACCCTGAATGGGCTGGCGGGTTATGTACTGTCCCGGTTAAAACCAAAGGGAAGCAATGTTGTGTTTCTGCTGATGCTCTGGACCATGATGCTTCCCAATTCGGTAGCGATGGTTCCTGTGTTCAAGAACATCGTGGATGTTCCGTTGCTGCACATCAATCTGACCGACAGCTATATTCCCATGTGGTTGATGTCAGGGGCCAGTGCTTTCAATGTTATGGTATTCAAAAGCTTTTTTGACGGGATTCCCAAAACCTTGATTGAGGCAGCAAGGCTGGATGGCTGCAGCGATTTGGGTATCTTTTTCCGGATCGTGATGCCTCTCAGTGTGCCGGTTCTTATGACCATGCTGATTCTTACCATCAACGGCACATGGAAGGATTTTTTCTGGCCATACCTTACCTTAAGAAATCAGGATATGTTTACGGTTATGGTGAAGATCTTTTCCATGGAGAACAGTACTATTGATCTTCAAATGATCGCTTTGACGTTTTCCATTATTCCACCGGTCATTCTGTTTTTGATCTTCCAGAAATATATTATGGAAGGCTTTACATTGAGCGGAATAAAGGGCTGA
- a CDS encoding glucose 1-dehydrogenase — MGKVVLVTGSGRGIGRGIALEFARQGYDVAIHHRREPEGSERTAREIRDLGRKAEILTGDLSDRETPFRIVNETCERMGRLDVLVNNAGITIHKSFLEMGLEELEQCWKVDFLAAYLCAQQTARKMVETSIKGVILNITSVHQERTNDGDTVYGPMKAALARTTESMAYELAPYGIRVNAVAPGMTLLEETKGLHWRQTAESVQSAIPLGRAGSVKDVAQAVAFLASDQAQYITGITLRVDGGMNLPMMRALTNGQQVFI; from the coding sequence ATGGGCAAAGTAGTGCTTGTAACAGGGTCCGGCCGGGGGATCGGCCGGGGCATTGCCCTGGAGTTTGCCAGACAGGGATACGATGTGGCAATTCATCATCGCAGGGAGCCGGAAGGCTCAGAGCGGACAGCACGGGAAATCCGGGATCTCGGCAGAAAGGCGGAGATCCTGACAGGTGATTTAAGTGACAGGGAAACCCCCTTTCGGATCGTAAACGAGACTTGTGAGCGGATGGGCAGACTGGATGTCCTGGTAAACAACGCCGGGATCACGATCCACAAGTCTTTTCTGGAAATGGGGCTGGAGGAGCTGGAACAATGCTGGAAAGTGGATTTTCTGGCTGCCTATCTCTGCGCACAGCAAACTGCCCGGAAAATGGTGGAGACCAGCATCAAAGGAGTGATCCTGAATATCACGTCGGTACATCAGGAACGGACAAATGACGGAGATACGGTTTACGGGCCCATGAAGGCTGCGCTGGCCAGAACCACGGAAAGCATGGCCTATGAGCTGGCGCCGTATGGAATCCGGGTGAATGCGGTGGCACCGGGAATGACGCTGCTGGAGGAAACCAAAGGGCTGCATTGGCGGCAGACTGCCGAATCGGTGCAAAGTGCCATCCCTCTGGGAAGAGCAGGAAGTGTGAAGGATGTGGCCCAGGCTGTGGCTTTTCTGGCGTCGGATCAGGCACAGTATATTACCGGGATCACTCTGCGCGTGGACGGCGGCATGAATCTTCCCATGATGCGAGCTTTGACAAACGGGCAGCAGGTCTTTATCTGA
- a CDS encoding enolase C-terminal domain-like protein — MGQLKIRDVRTILTAPEGIALVVVKVETTEPGLYGLGCATYTQRPLAVYSAVQDYLKPFLIGKDPRRIEDIWQSAMVSAYWRNGPVLNNALSGVDIALWDIKGKLAGMPVYDLLGGKCREGVAVYRHADGRDKEEVEDHVRGYIEQGYRFIRCQMGGYGGKEQAIHKTRNAADGAYFDPAAYAASVPVLFEHLRKELGFGVQLLHDVHERLAPIDAVQLAKQLEPYHLYFLEDLLAPEQMDWFRMIRQQCATPIAVGELFNHPHEWTPLIINRWIDFIRLHISQVGGLTPAKKIAVLGESFGVRTAWHGPGDVSPVGHAANLHLDVSSPNFGIQEWCGMTDKLREVFPGCPEVEDGYAYLNDKPGLGIDIDEKKAAKYPISNALPEWTLTRTPDGTSVRP; from the coding sequence ATGGGACAGCTGAAAATACGTGACGTAAGGACCATATTGACCGCCCCGGAGGGGATTGCACTGGTGGTGGTAAAGGTGGAAACAACCGAACCTGGATTGTACGGCCTTGGATGTGCGACCTATACGCAAAGGCCGCTGGCGGTTTACTCTGCAGTCCAGGATTATTTGAAACCATTTCTGATCGGGAAGGATCCCCGGCGTATCGAGGATATCTGGCAGTCGGCAATGGTCAGCGCCTATTGGCGGAACGGACCGGTGCTGAACAATGCCCTTTCCGGTGTGGATATCGCTCTCTGGGATATCAAGGGCAAGCTGGCGGGAATGCCGGTATATGATTTATTGGGAGGAAAATGTAGGGAAGGAGTGGCTGTTTACCGTCATGCGGACGGAAGGGACAAGGAAGAAGTGGAGGATCATGTCCGTGGCTATATTGAGCAGGGATACCGGTTTATCAGGTGTCAGATGGGTGGCTACGGAGGAAAGGAACAGGCGATTCATAAAACCAGGAATGCTGCGGATGGAGCATATTTTGACCCGGCTGCCTATGCTGCCAGCGTGCCGGTCTTATTTGAGCATTTGAGGAAAGAGCTTGGGTTTGGAGTTCAGCTGCTGCATGATGTTCATGAGAGGTTGGCCCCCATTGATGCCGTTCAGCTGGCCAAACAACTGGAACCATATCATCTGTACTTTCTGGAAGACCTGCTTGCCCCGGAGCAGATGGATTGGTTCCGTATGATCCGGCAGCAGTGTGCCACCCCGATTGCCGTAGGGGAGCTATTCAATCATCCTCATGAGTGGACGCCGCTGATTATAAACCGATGGATTGATTTTATCCGGCTGCACATCAGTCAGGTGGGAGGCCTTACCCCGGCAAAGAAAATAGCGGTACTGGGAGAGAGTTTTGGTGTCCGTACCGCCTGGCACGGACCCGGCGATGTATCTCCTGTGGGACATGCCGCCAATCTTCATCTGGATGTCAGCAGCCCCAACTTTGGAATCCAGGAATGGTGCGGCATGACAGATAAGCTGAGGGAAGTGTTTCCAGGATGCCCGGAGGTGGAGGACGGGTATGCCTACCTCAATGATAAACCGGGACTGGGGATTGATATTGATGAAAAGAAGGCAGCGAAATATCCCATTTCAAATGCGCTGCCGGAGTGGACGCTGACGCGGACACCGGACGGAACATCGGTAAGGCCTTAA